The Pseudochaenichthys georgianus chromosome 8, fPseGeo1.2, whole genome shotgun sequence genome has a segment encoding these proteins:
- the odad4 gene encoding outer dynein arm-docking complex subunit 4 isoform X2: MGQSENALKDAEASLKEDKSFFEGLYQKAEALYYMGEFEFGLVFYHRGQKLRPQIQEFRLGIQKAQEAIENSVASSFSVKLEIKGDLSFLQKDEERAQPIAAILNLTTEKKLQTKKTPKSEKTTKQLLGEFYSDKKYLETLLKDEDLVKGKTKSGERLQDVIQGCLTYLDSCTEFWNQERPIGAHKKERKVKQNNCTKGHSAPSETVQFLLKSLDGIDAELTSGNAEGSLMKAEEVMKVVQGWSEKEVPNKKEVIGSLHSCIGNALIDLGDMDKALEHHQKDLELAKQCKLPDAMSRALDNIGRVYAQIGQFAQAIEFWEIKVPLVCGGLEKTWLFHEIGRCYLELNRHEEARAYGVRSVAAADEIADEKWQMNGHVLVAQAELKLGNFGSGVFHFERALTQARLQEDDSAKNVIQKALDEAKQHLPQ; encoded by the exons ATGGGGCAATCTGAGAACGCTTTGAAGGATGCAGAGGCTTCACTCAAAGAAGACAAGTCATTTTTTGAG GGATTGTACCAGAAAGCAGAGGCCTTGTACTACATGGGGGAATTTGAATTTGGGCTGGTGTTTTACCACAGAGGACAAAAGCTACGTCCACAAATACAGGAGTTCAGACTGGGTATCCAGAAAGCACAGGAGGCCATAGAAAACTCTGTTGCAA GCTCTTTCTCTGTAAAACTGGAGataaaaggggacctatcatttTTACAAAAAGATGAGGAG AGGGCCCAACCAATAGCTGCTATTCTGAATCTGACCACGGAGAAAAAACTGCAGACAAAGAAGACGCCCAAAAGTGAGAAGACAACCAAACAACTGCTTGGAGAGTTTTACAGTGATAAGAAGTATCTAGAAACCCTGCTCAAAGATGAAG ATCTGGTAAAAGGCAAGACAAAAAGTGGGGAGCGACTTCAGGACGTCATTCAGGGCTGCCTCACATACCTTGACTCCTGCACTGAGTTTTGGAACCAGGAGAGACCTATTGGTGCACACAAAAAGGAGCGCAAGGTCAAGCAAAACAATTGTACTAAAGGGCACAGCGCACCCTCTGAGACGGTTCAGTTTCTTCTGAAGAGCCTGGATGGCATTGATGCAG AGTTgacatcaggaaatgcagaagGTAGCCTGATGAAGGCAGAAGAAGTCATGAAGGTAGTGCAGGGCTGGTCCGAGAAAGAGGTGCCTAATAAGAAAGAGGTTATTGGCAGCCTGCACAGTTGTATTGGGAATGCCTTGATCGACCTGGGAGACATGGACAAAGCTTTGGAGCATCATCAAAAAGACTTGGAGTTGGCTAAGCAGTG CAAACTCCCAGATGCAATGTCCAGGGCTCTGGACAACATTGGGCGGGTTTACGCCCAAATTGGACAGTTCGCACAAGCCATCGAGTT CTGGGAGATTAAGGTTCCCTTGGTCTGTGGTGGTTTGGAGAAGACCTGGTTGTTTCATGAGATCGGCAGGTGTTACCTGGAGCTCAATCGCCACGAAGAAGCCCGAGCCTATGGCGTCCGCTCAGTGGCTGCTGCCGATGAAATTGCTGATGAGAAATGGCAGATGAATGGCCATGTTTTGGTGGCACAAGCAGAAT TGAAACTTGGAAACTTTGGATCTGGTGTCTTTCACTTTGAGAGAGCTTTGACCCAGGCCAGATTGCAAGAAGATGACTCTGCCAAGAATGTCATTCAGAAG GCCCTTGATGAAGCCAAGCAACACCTTCCACAGTGA
- the cnp gene encoding 2',3'-cyclic-nucleotide 3'-phosphodiesterase — protein sequence MDTGKSVEVLNASESPQQEDTDMEKGNVSKLETPEVPPAVEEETEQLAVNGHDKEVKNLTEELIVTENVVLSDEKTKMGDNLPTEKSEMESEASLVVERDESSEKISDPHAALHAEPENIQLLPENDPKPVPVQTPLAESAPKPEPEKLAESVPQEQTLPEPTALLPGVDKQSPSKEEEMSEQVGTETELQMTSTSGEEEVPEERVVEKDVLIEPTKEVAETVLVAGEKVAETVLVAGEKVAETVLVAGEKVAETVLVAEVASEKPTDAVPLAEAAEPTKVVEEEKSAETVLVAEVSSEKQTDVVPLKDEASAEVASVKPSEAEKEVEPEKSVESDTLKGAEAAAETSEKNDAEVQKEEDAVPASGSLSFALLERQKTKDSMRTSRTLVVLRGLPGSGKSFLARAIADAYKDHCTLITADDHGIKPENPESSVDGYKALDEAVVACCTAGTTSSVLIVVDDTNHTQDRLARMGELAEQHHLVTVFLEPLTEWSRDPAQLTKKTRRGLEEAQLETMRGPLEEMSLPLFFGWFLLSSVQDKVRCTSMDFLKTLDTLEAFKKHLSDFTGKAEKEVDLEQYFQAKGTLHCTTKFCDYGKAPGAKQYAENTAVKEFYGSAFELSLSALFVTPRTVGARVSLTEEQLLLWPADPEEEAGSTSLPRGSRAHITLGCAEHVEPVQTGLDLLEILTLQQEGQQGEPIEEMELGSLTYYGEGRWLLTLREPICTPACFSSFYGRKEVEPPKKEPEKKKKQKCTIL from the exons ATGGACACTGGAAAGAGTGTTGAGGTTTTAAATGCATCAGAAAGTCCACAGCAAGAGGACACTGACATGGAAAAAGGGAATGTGTCAAAGCTGGAGACTCCAGAAGTCCCCCCAGCTGTTGAGGAAGAGACCGAGCAGCTGGCGGTGAATGGCCATGATAAAGAAGTCAAAAACTTGACAGAAGAGTTGATTGTGACAGAAAATGTCGTGCTGTCTGacgaaaaaactaaaatggggGACAACTTGCCCACAGAAAAATCTGAAATGGAGTCTGAGGCTAGTTTGGTGGTTGAACGAGATGAGTCATCTGAAAAGATCTCTGACCCACATGCAGCTCTCCACGCAGAACCAGAAAACATCCAGCTCTTGCCAGAGAATGACCCAAAACCTGTGCCAGTGCAAACACCTCTGGCCGAGAGTGCCCCTAAACCAGAGCCAGAGAAATTGGCGGAATCAGTTCCACAAGAGCAAACATTGCCTGAACCAACTGCGCTGCTGCCGGGAGTAGATAAGCAGTCTCCTAGCAAAGAGGAGGAAATGTCAGAACAAGTGGGAACTGAGACAGAATTGCAGATGACATCAACTAGTGGGGAAGAAGAAGTTCCAGAAGAGAGGGTTGTGGAAAAAGATGTCCTAATTGAGCCTACAAAGGAAGTGGCGGAGACTGTGTTGGTGGCAGGAGAGAAAGTGGCGGAGACTGTGTTGGTGGCAGGAGAGAAAGTGGCGGAGACTGTGTTGGTGGCAGGAGAGAAAGTGGCGGAGACTGTGTTGGTGGCAGAGGTTGCCTCAGAGAAGCCAACAGACGCCGTGCCATTGGCTGAGGCAGCAGAGCCTACAAAGGTTGTGGAAGAAGAAAAATCAGCTGAGACTGTGTTGGTAGCAGAAGTTTCCTCAGAAAAGCAAACAGACGTGGTTCCATTGAAAGACGAGGCATCAGCTGAAGTTGCATCTGTGAAACCTTCAGAGGCCGAGAAGGAAGTTGAACCAGAAAAATCAGTGGAGTCTGATACTCTGAAAGGAGCTGAAGCAGCAGCTGAAACATCTGAGAAGAACGATGCTGAGGTTCAGAAGGAAGAGGATGCAGTCCCTGCATCTGGCTCCCTGTCCTTTGCCCTCCTGGAacgacagaaaaccaaagactcCATGCGAACCTCTCGTACACTTGTCGTCCTCAGAGGCCTTCCAGGAAGTGGTAAAAGCTTCCTGGCACGTGCCATAGCCGACGCCTACAAAGACCACTGCACTCTTATCACTGCTGATGACCATGGTATAAAGCCAGAGAATCCAGAATCCTCTGTGGATGGGTACAAGGCTCTGGATGAGGCTGTGGTGGCCTGCTGCACTGCAGGAACCACCTCCTCTGTGCTGATAGTGGTGGACGACACCAACCACACCCAGGATCGGCTGGCTCGCATGGGGGAACTTGCCGAGCAACACCACCTTGTTACTGTCTTTTTGGAGCCACTTACTGAGTGGAGCCGAGATCCAGCTCAGCTAACTAAGAAGACCAGGCGTGGACTGGAGGAGGCCCAACTGGAAACTATGAGGGGTCCACTAGAGGAAATGTCCCTTCCTCTCTTCTTTGGCTGGTTTCTTCTCTCCTCCGTCCAGGACAAGGTCCGATGCACATCAATGGACTTCCTGAAAACGCTGGACACATTGGAGGCCTTCAAGAAACACTTGAGTGACT TCACTGGGAAAGCTGAGAAGGAGGTGGATTTGGAACAATACTTTCAGGCCAAAGGAACCCTCCATTGCACTACGAAATTCTGTGACTACGGAAAAGCTCCTGGTGCCAAACAATATGCCGAGAACACA GCGGTCAAAGAATTCTACGGTTCTGCATTCGAGTTGTCCCTGAGTGCCCTCTTTGTGACTCCTCGCACTGTTGGTGCCAGAGTGTCCCTCACCGAGGAGCAGCTTCTGCTGTGGCCAGCTGATCCCGAAGAGGAGGCAGGGTCCACCTCCCTGCCGCGGGGAAGCCGTGCACACATCACCCTGGGATGTGCTGAGCATGTTGAGCCAGTTCAAACGGGTCTGGATCTGCTCGAGATCCTGACCCTGCAGCAGGAGGGCCAGCAGGGGGAGCCCATCGAGGAGATGGAGCTTGGCTCGCTGACCTATTACGGCGAAGGAAGGTGGCTGCTCACCCTCAGGGAGCCGATCTGCACCCCGGCCTGCTTCTCCAGCTTCTACGGGCGCAAGGAGGTAGAGCCGCCCAAAAAagaaccagagaagaagaagaagcaaaaGTGCACCATACTGTAA
- the odad4 gene encoding outer dynein arm-docking complex subunit 4 isoform X1: MSDAGLDQDGQKPKGVFSTLMADGDWMYTKGEYKKAIQSYTTALTLKPDDKTCYVGRSKCYLKMGQSENALKDAEASLKEDKSFFEGLYQKAEALYYMGEFEFGLVFYHRGQKLRPQIQEFRLGIQKAQEAIENSVASSFSVKLEIKGDLSFLQKDEERAQPIAAILNLTTEKKLQTKKTPKSEKTTKQLLGEFYSDKKYLETLLKDEDLVKGKTKSGERLQDVIQGCLTYLDSCTEFWNQERPIGAHKKERKVKQNNCTKGHSAPSETVQFLLKSLDGIDAELTSGNAEGSLMKAEEVMKVVQGWSEKEVPNKKEVIGSLHSCIGNALIDLGDMDKALEHHQKDLELAKQCKLPDAMSRALDNIGRVYAQIGQFAQAIEFWEIKVPLVCGGLEKTWLFHEIGRCYLELNRHEEARAYGVRSVAAADEIADEKWQMNGHVLVAQAELKLGNFGSGVFHFERALTQARLQEDDSAKNVIQKALDEAKQHLPQ; this comes from the exons ATGTCAGACGCAGGCCTAGATCAAGATGGACAAAAACCAAAAGGCGTATTCTCTACTTTAATGGCTGATGGAGATTGGATGTACACTAAAGGGGAGTACAAAAAGGCGATACAAAGCTATacaacg GCACTGACATTAAAGCCTGATGATAAGACATGCTACGTTGGCCGATCCAAATGTTACCTGAAGATGGGGCAATCTGAGAACGCTTTGAAGGATGCAGAGGCTTCACTCAAAGAAGACAAGTCATTTTTTGAG GGATTGTACCAGAAAGCAGAGGCCTTGTACTACATGGGGGAATTTGAATTTGGGCTGGTGTTTTACCACAGAGGACAAAAGCTACGTCCACAAATACAGGAGTTCAGACTGGGTATCCAGAAAGCACAGGAGGCCATAGAAAACTCTGTTGCAA GCTCTTTCTCTGTAAAACTGGAGataaaaggggacctatcatttTTACAAAAAGATGAGGAG AGGGCCCAACCAATAGCTGCTATTCTGAATCTGACCACGGAGAAAAAACTGCAGACAAAGAAGACGCCCAAAAGTGAGAAGACAACCAAACAACTGCTTGGAGAGTTTTACAGTGATAAGAAGTATCTAGAAACCCTGCTCAAAGATGAAG ATCTGGTAAAAGGCAAGACAAAAAGTGGGGAGCGACTTCAGGACGTCATTCAGGGCTGCCTCACATACCTTGACTCCTGCACTGAGTTTTGGAACCAGGAGAGACCTATTGGTGCACACAAAAAGGAGCGCAAGGTCAAGCAAAACAATTGTACTAAAGGGCACAGCGCACCCTCTGAGACGGTTCAGTTTCTTCTGAAGAGCCTGGATGGCATTGATGCAG AGTTgacatcaggaaatgcagaagGTAGCCTGATGAAGGCAGAAGAAGTCATGAAGGTAGTGCAGGGCTGGTCCGAGAAAGAGGTGCCTAATAAGAAAGAGGTTATTGGCAGCCTGCACAGTTGTATTGGGAATGCCTTGATCGACCTGGGAGACATGGACAAAGCTTTGGAGCATCATCAAAAAGACTTGGAGTTGGCTAAGCAGTG CAAACTCCCAGATGCAATGTCCAGGGCTCTGGACAACATTGGGCGGGTTTACGCCCAAATTGGACAGTTCGCACAAGCCATCGAGTT CTGGGAGATTAAGGTTCCCTTGGTCTGTGGTGGTTTGGAGAAGACCTGGTTGTTTCATGAGATCGGCAGGTGTTACCTGGAGCTCAATCGCCACGAAGAAGCCCGAGCCTATGGCGTCCGCTCAGTGGCTGCTGCCGATGAAATTGCTGATGAGAAATGGCAGATGAATGGCCATGTTTTGGTGGCACAAGCAGAAT TGAAACTTGGAAACTTTGGATCTGGTGTCTTTCACTTTGAGAGAGCTTTGACCCAGGCCAGATTGCAAGAAGATGACTCTGCCAAGAATGTCATTCAGAAG GCCCTTGATGAAGCCAAGCAACACCTTCCACAGTGA